In Mesoplodon densirostris isolate mMesDen1 chromosome 2, mMesDen1 primary haplotype, whole genome shotgun sequence, the DNA window aagtcgtcacaaagcacggagctgatctgcctgtgctatgcagcagcttcccactagccatccattttacatttggtagtgtatatatgtcagtgctactctgtcacttcatcacagcttcccctccccctgccctgtgtcctcaagtccattctctacgtctgtgtctttttcCTGCCCTGCCGCTAGGTTCATCAGTGCTGCTTTTttcgattccatatatatgcgttagcacacggtatctgtttttctctttctgacttacttcactccgtatgacatactctaggtcctaccacctcactacaaataactcaattttgttcccttttatggctgagtaatattccattgcatatacgtaccacatcttctttatccattcatctgttgatggacatttaggttgcttccatgtcctggctattgtaaatagtgctgcagtgaacactgtggtacatgtatgtttttgaattatggttttctcagggtatatgcccagtagtggcagtgctgggtcatatggtattctatttttagttttttaaggaacctccatactgttctccatagtggctgtatcaatttacattcccaccaacagtgcaggagggttcccttttctccacaccctctccagcatttattgtttctagattttttttgatgtgttcaCTTACTTTAATAACACTACATTTACCATGTTATCATCATGGAATGTAAATTCAGGTTAGACAAGAGAATTTCACAAGTACAACAAAGCATTCTGTAGTATACCAAAGTTTGTATAATGTCTGACCAAACCAGCTTGCTCATAAATCACTTCCATTATAGGCAAGTTATTTAGTTTAACATTTATGATtcttacagagaaaataaacatactgcacacatttaaaaagtgtttttcattTATCCTTGCATTAGCacttaaaattcatatttctatttcaaaatgacacaaaaattattctaatataacagcaacaaaatatAATTCTACAATTACAAAAGAGCTAAATGGGGATCTACAGTTAAGTTATTCTCATGTTTACAACTATGATTCTTAAATAAATACTCTTCAAAGCAGCTCTCTTACCAGCTTTTTAGGTTTGGCTTAAAAACAcacatatagggcctccctggtggcgcagtggttgagagtccgcctgccgatgcaggggacacgggttcgtgccccgatcccggaggatcccacatgccgcggagcggctgggcccgcgagccatggccgcggagcctgtgtgtccggagcctgtgctccgcaacgggagaggccacagcagtgagaggcccgcgtacagcaaaaaaaaaaaaaaaaaaaaaaaaaaaaaaaaaaaaaaaaaaaacacacatatagtTGCCAGGAGGTTTATAATGTTGTATTCTGTGCACTGTTCTGAAAGGGTTCCTCAAGAGCCAACCAGCCCTTAAAACAGTACTCAGTCCACAAGGCAGTCAGAAAGAGTTAAATTAACTGAGGTAAGTAGGATTCCTATATTACATCAAAAGCATATGATATTCTGCAGCAACTGGGAGCATTATCAGGATTGGCATGTTGTCGTCTTTACAACTAATTTCATCAGAAGAGTTTAAGAAGGTGGACATTGTACCACTATCAAGTGCATTTTAAAATGACATGTTTTTGTGCTAATCTGACTCCCCTGAATGACCTAGCTAATGAACTAGTCACCAGTAACCTGGTCACCAGGCAAATCAAGCCTGCAAGAAAGGAAGCCAGTATTCAAATTACCATTTTATTGTCCGACCCAAAGAATTTATTTTCAACATAAACATATAACCTCAATATGAGATGTCTAACTAAAGCAAGCACCACCAGTGAGACCAAGACAACCTCTCCTCTTCTAAGGTTTAGGTTTTGCCCAGAATTCTCGATACATGGAATAGCCCATACCAAGAGTCATTGTTCCCACAATAAAGCCTTGGGCTGCCATGCACATGTGGATCAGGTGAACAGACATTTTAGTATTTCCCCTGCTCTTCAATTTATATAATCTATATGCAACGGTTGTTGAAAAACCTGCCATTCCAGTGGGAACAAATGGTGCCTCTCTAGCTTTTTGGATAAGTTTAGATCCCTGATCTTCATCATATGAAGGAAGAGAAACATCTGTGTCGCTTGACATAGTGATTGAAGAATCTTCAGACAACTACAAGATGTCGCAGGTTCCAACTGGCTTCTGCTGtttctagattttattttattttattttatttttgcggtacgcgggcctctcactgttgtggcctctcccgctgtggagcacaggctccggacgtgcaggctcagcggtcatggctcacggtcccagctgctccgcggcatgtgggatcctcctggaccggggcacgaacccgtgtcccctgcatcggcaggcggactctcaaccactgtgccaccagggaagccctgtttctagattttttgatgatggccattctgactggtgtgaggtgatacctcattatggttttgatttgcatttctctaatgattagttgAGCATTAGTTGAGCAttagatgttgagcatcttttcatgtatttgttggccatctgtatgtcttctttggagaaatgtctatttagatcttctgcccatttttggattgggttgtttgggtttttttttttttttttttttttgataaagagctgcatgggctgctttacaaaggaggcaagaacatacaatggagaaaagacagcctcttcaataagtggtgctgggaaaactgggcagctacatgtaaacgaatgaaattaggacactccctaacaccatacgtaaaaataaactcagaatggtttaaagacctaaatgtaaggccagatactataaaactcttagaggaaaacataggcagaacactttatgacataaatcacagcaagatcctttctgacccacctcctagagtaatggaaataaaaataaaaataaacaaatggatgtaatgaaacttaaaagcttttacacagcaaaggaaaccataatcaagatgaaaagacaccctcaaaatgggagaaaatatttgcaaatgaagcaactgacaaaggattaatctctgtaTAGCTTTTAACACTAAGTGATACATATTAATTTTCAATGGAAAGTTACAATGTTTACTGTTTATCTTCCCAGCTGGAATATAAATTCCATGAGAGCAGTGACCTAATGGTTTTCCTCACTTCACTAACTAGAAGTGGACTTGGCACACAGGAAATTCTCAATAAttaactgttgaatgaatgaagagatgaGGGAAGAATGAACTGGCTATTTTATCAATGTCCTTTTGTATGAGGATTTAGAATCAGGCCAAGGAGGgttatttaaagtatttatgtTACATAATATCTTACTTATATATTTTCTGGCTCCTCTTTAGAGCTTAGTACATGAAAACCTTGGCTTCTGTCATTTGCTAGAAGAATTTTCACAAACACATCCCTGCAATCAGGACCAATATTCAGAAAAGAACATTACTATCATCCCCAGGTACCCCTTTCTGTTCTCCTCCAGTCATTATCTCCCCAAAAGTTAAACATTATCTTGATTTCTAACAGCATAAATTGTTTTTACCTGTTTATGTACTTTATATAGGTGgaataatataatacatatatttttgtgaTTGACTTCTTTTAGTGAAATATCTTTGTGAGAACCCTCTATATTGTTATGTGTAGTTgtattttgttgatttctttAGAGTATAATAAGAGCTTTTAAATTCAACACTATCATTAACATACTGAAATATCAGTTCAGTTTTAATGATCATATATTCATGTAATAAAATTTATACAAGGAAATCTAGAATCTTTTCAAgttttcactcttttaaaataatgttctttATGATTAACATGCCTATAGAAAAATCTTAATTTACATCTTTAGTTGGTTAGGaagaatttctaaaagaaaattttcagagaccaaaaaaaaaaattttcccttttttgatTAACACTGGCAATTTATTCACAAGAAAGTATTAGCATCTCTTTTTATTATCAACTGTATATGACAGTATTTGTCATATACAGTTACATACACTTACATATACTCCCTAAACTATCACTAAAAGTAGATATTactgtccttttaaaatttttgtcaacCTGCCAAAAAAGTATGTCATTAACTCATTTTCTCAAGTGGAGTAGCTTTTTCTTAGTGATTAATTGAGTAAAAGTTAATTCTTGGTCTATTCAGGTTTCCTATGACTGATTCTATTGTGATCATTtgtattttcctagaaaattgTCTGTTTCACTGAGTTATTTTAATGGGTATGTAGTGGTATTTgccattttgatttgcattctccaAATGactaattcatttacattttaaaaggattagCAATATTTTAAGATTCTGCTCTGAATCTGACACTAATTCTTGA includes these proteins:
- the LOC132480742 gene encoding HIG1 domain family member 1A, mitochondrial-like, yielding MSSDTDVSLPSYDEDQGSKLIQKAREAPFVPTGMAGFSTTVAYRLYKLKSRGNTKMSVHLIHMCMAAQGFIVGTMTLGMGYSMYREFWAKPKP